The Hyperolius riggenbachi isolate aHypRig1 chromosome 3, aHypRig1.pri, whole genome shotgun sequence genome window below encodes:
- the LOC137562636 gene encoding zinc finger protein 501-like isoform X2, protein MRIHGEEKVCPSSECDEGFIHQSEPRKSRKIYTREKALSCSECGKGFTRKDHLRIHQRIHTGAKPFSCSECRKSFRTKEHLTAHQRIHTGEKPFSCNECDKSFTQRAHLIDHQSIHTGERKYFCFECNTGFSGKTALLRHQRSHTGEKPFSCSECGKSFRIAAHLINHERIHTGEKPFSCSECDKSFNVESSLVCHQRTHTGEKPYRCSECDKCFAQTASLKSHLKIHTME, encoded by the coding sequence ATGAGAATCCACGGCGAAGAGAAGGTGTGTCCTTCCTCTGAGTGTGATGAAGGCTTCATCCATCAGTCAGAACCTAGAAAGTCCCGGAAGATCTACACCAGGGAAAAGGCCCTTTCCTGCTCTGAATGTGGAAAAGGTTTCACTCGAAAGGATCATCTTAGAATTCACCAGAGGATTCACACTGGAGCGAAGCCGTTCTCTTGCTCCGAGTGCAGAAAGTCCTTCAGAACTAAAGAACACCTGACCGCTCACCAGAGGATTCACACCGGAGAGAAACCATTCTCTTGCAATGAATGTGACAAGAGTTTTACTCAGAGGGCACACCTTATCGATCACCAGTCGATCCATACAGGCGAGAGGAAATATTTTTGCTTTGAATGTAACACAGGTTTTTCTGGAAAGACGGCACttctcagacaccagagaagcCACACGGGAGAGAAGCCATTTTCATGCTCTGAATGTGGCAAGTCCTTCAGAATAGCAGCACACCTTATTAATCATGAGAGAATCCACACAGGAGAGAAGCCGTTTTCTTGTTCTGAGTGCGATAAGTCCTTCAATGTAGAATCCTCGCTCGTCTGCCACCAGAggactcacacaggagagaagccaTACAGATGTTCAGAATGTGATAAATGTTTTGCCCAAACGGCGAGTCTTAAAAGCCACCTCAAGATTCACACTATGGAGTAG